The following are encoded together in the Panthera leo isolate Ple1 chromosome B4, P.leo_Ple1_pat1.1, whole genome shotgun sequence genome:
- the ATP23 gene encoding mitochondrial inner membrane protease ATP23 homolog isoform X2, which yields MQEEAAAKSAGGMAGAPDERGPGSAAGEQGQQQHVACQVFPERLAQGNPQQGFLSSFFTNNQKCQLMLLKTLQTNPYVKLLLDAMKHSGCAVNKERHFSCEDCDGNVSGGFDASTSQIVLCQNNIGSQAHMNRVVTHELIHAFDHCRAHVHWFTDVRHLACSEVRAANLSGDCSLVNEIFRLHFGLKQHHQTCVRDRAILSILAVRNISKEVAQKAVDEVFESCFNDHEPFGRIPHNKTYARYAHRDFQNRDRYYSNI from the exons ATGCAGGAGGAAGCAGCGGCGAAGTCTGCGGGCGGCATGGCTGGAGCTCCGGACGAGAGGGGGCCCGGTTCTGCTGCGGGGGAACAGGGGCAGCAGCAACACGTCGCGTGCCAGGTCTTCCCCGAGCGGCTGGCTCAGGGGAATCCCCAGCAAGGGTTCCTTTCCAGCTTCTTCACCAACAACCAGAAGTGCCAGCTTATGCTCCTGAAGACGCTGCAGACAA ATCCCTACGTCAAACTTCTACTTGATGCCATGAAGCACTCAGGTTG TGCTGTTAACAAAGAAAGACACTTTTCTTGCGAAGACTGTGATGGAAATGTCAGTGGAGGTTTTGATGCTTCAACATCTCAG ATTGTTTTATGCCAGAACAACATCGGTAGTCAGGCCCATATGAACAGAGTGGTCACCCATGAGCTCATTCATGCGTTTGATCACTGTCGTGCTCACGTCCACTGGTTCACCGATGTCAGACATTTGGCCTGCTCGGAG GTTCGAGCTGCTAACCTTAGTGGAGACTGCTCACTTGTGAATGAAATATTCAGGTTGCATTTTGGATTAAAACAACACCATCAG acTTGTGTGCGAGACAGAGCCATTCTTTCTATCCTGGCTGTTAGGAATATCAGCAAAGAAGTAGCTCAAAAGGCTGTTGATGAAGTTTTTGAGTCTTGTTTCAATGACCATGAACCTTTTGGAAGGATCCCACATAACAAGACTTATGCAAGATATGCTCATAGAGACTTTCAAAACCGTGATCGGTATTACTCAAATATATGA
- the ATP23 gene encoding mitochondrial inner membrane protease ATP23 homolog isoform X1, which produces MNRVVTHELIHAFDHCRAHVHWFTDVRHLACSEVRAANLSGDCSLVNEIFRLHFGLKQHHQTCVRDRAILSILAVRNISKEVAQKAVDEVFESCFNDHEPFGRIPHNKTYARYAHRDFQNRDRYYSNI; this is translated from the exons ATGAACAGAGTGGTCACCCATGAGCTCATTCATGCGTTTGATCACTGTCGTGCTCACGTCCACTGGTTCACCGATGTCAGACATTTGGCCTGCTCGGAG GTTCGAGCTGCTAACCTTAGTGGAGACTGCTCACTTGTGAATGAAATATTCAGGTTGCATTTTGGATTAAAACAACACCATCAG acTTGTGTGCGAGACAGAGCCATTCTTTCTATCCTGGCTGTTAGGAATATCAGCAAAGAAGTAGCTCAAAAGGCTGTTGATGAAGTTTTTGAGTCTTGTTTCAATGACCATGAACCTTTTGGAAGGATCCCACATAACAAGACTTATGCAAGATATGCTCATAGAGACTTTCAAAACCGTGATCGGTATTACTCAAATATATGA